The genomic region TCCCCTTCTATGGCATCTGCTTTTACAGTATGCTGTAAAGGTAGTTTTTGAGCATCGGTAAGTAGTGAATCCAGATTATCACTAACAGGCTGATATGTAAGAAAAATCACCCCGTTCATAGCATCGTAATTAATGTTGATCCAGCACGGAATTTTATTTCTTGAAGGCGAAATTCGAGCATTGGTGTTTTTCTCAAATATGTACGGGCAACCAATATTCACCTGTTCGTAGTGTGCTTCTGGATATTCCAGCGCCAGGAAAGCTTTTGGTTTTGGTTGCACGTCGTCCTTACAGGAACTAAATGAAAACAATAAGCCTAGTATAAAGATCAATTTTCTCATACAGGAGCAATATTCAGCTTGATTTGCTTGATCCTTTTATCATCGATCACTTCTATTGAGAACGTATAATTCAAAAATATTATTTCATCATTTTTCTTCGGAAAACCTCCCGAGATCTCAAGTAAGAATCCAGCCAAAGTATCTGCCTCTCCTTTTTGATCTTCAAAAACCGTAGGATCTTCGATTTTGGTGATCTTGTAGAAATCTTTAAGCGGAGTTTTCCCTTCAAATACGAAGTTATTTTCGTCGAGTTTTGAATAGATCAGGTCTTCGTCATCAAATTCATCGCTAATATCACCAACAATCTCTTCTATAATATCCTCCAGGGAAATAAGTCCGCTGGTTCCGCCATACTCATCCACTACAATGGCGAGATGATTCTTCTTGTTTTTGAAATCGTTCAAAAGATCATCCAGTTTTTTATTCTCAGGAACAAAATAAGGTTCACGAAGCAAACTCGTCCAGACGAATTTCTTGTCATTTAAATAAGGTAACAGATCTTTGATATACAGAATCCCAATAACATTATCCACGTTTTCACGAAAGACCGGAATCCTGGAATAACCGTTTTCAATGATCTCAGGAATTATTTCGTCGTATGGACTATCTTCATTAAGTGCGAAAATATCCATCCTCGGACGCATCACCTGCTTAGTGTCTGTATTTCCGAAACTAACGATCCCTTGCAGGATTTTTTGTTCTTCCCGGGTTGTATCTTCTTCGCTGGTAAGTTCCAG from Christiangramia sp. OXR-203 harbors:
- the gldD gene encoding gliding motility lipoprotein GldD; translated protein: MRKLIFILGLLFSFSSCKDDVQPKPKAFLALEYPEAHYEQVNIGCPYIFEKNTNARISPSRNKIPCWININYDAMNGVIFLTYQPVSDNLDSLLTDAQKLPLQHTVKADAIEGDVYTNDLHKTYGMLYKVEGNAASQAQFYLTDSTDHFITGSVYFNSLPNYDSIVPAANYLKQDIRHLMESLQWN
- a CDS encoding gliding motility-associated protein GldE, with the translated sequence MDSEPPSLLLFLASMGITQLISLITLFVLLLCSALISGAEVAFFSLTPANFITEDGKRSKTQNIVISLLEKPKKLLATILVANNFINIAIVLLFDSLTDDIFGRMNTTYFGIDLRFIFEVGLVTFLILLFGEILPKVYASRNKVQFSNFMAYPINVLDTLFSPLSTPMRAVTLYFHDKFGKQRSFISIDHLSQALELTSEEDTTREEQKILQGIVSFGNTDTKQVMRPRMDIFALNEDSPYDEIIPEIIENGYSRIPVFRENVDNVIGILYIKDLLPYLNDKKFVWTSLLREPYFVPENKKLDDLLNDFKNKKNHLAIVVDEYGGTSGLISLEDIIEEIVGDISDEFDDEDLIYSKLDENNFVFEGKTPLKDFYKITKIEDPTVFEDQKGEADTLAGFLLEISGGFPKKNDEIIFLNYTFSIEVIDDKRIKQIKLNIAPV